A single genomic interval of Acipenser ruthenus chromosome 28, fAciRut3.2 maternal haplotype, whole genome shotgun sequence harbors:
- the LOC117434793 gene encoding synaptotagmin-6-like isoform X2 — protein MDSPGSFRLSFASLRMPFSDGVKYTLLGISVSLFAIAALILTWQLYQYFKRKPKPSGKVKSYQSVDDKQAGNTIFEAADKESDIQKHDYKVQKLEDEIKKLSRCLSATSSISEQDSADFQSITEADAQMNIHGKLRFSVSYNREQSQFAVTVLDATDLPVRDFSQSTNPFVKVKLLSGLLSKQPNLQCVLQEWETKTVKNSRNPVFGSQFSCPLTEKELKTITLKLEDSVGEILLSLKYLPTAQRIEVGLLKIKTASLTSNQDKALYARVTIVCNQCRLKHQKTSLKSKWGITVFNEVLTFSLLDSNIRECVIAVSVYETIVHQKNSKRLIGQAILGKRKAGEDEHWCLMMQSLRQPIAKWHSLLI, from the exons ATGGACTCACCCGGTTCCTTCCGACTTTCCTTCGCAAGTCTACGAATGCCTTTCTCAGATGGCGTCAAATACACTCTATTGGGAATCTCAGTCTCTCTGTTTGCAATTGCAGCACTCATACTAACATGGCAGTTGTATCAATACTTCAAGCGCAAACCAAAACCCAGCGGAAAAG taaagaGCTATCAAAGTGTGGATGACAAACAGGCAGGGAACACTATTTTTGAAGCAGCTGATAAAGAATCAGATATTCAGAAGCATGATTACAAG GTTCAAAAACTCGAAgatgaaataaaaaaactgaGCAGGTGCCTTTCAGCAACTTCGTCGATTAGTGAGCAAGACAGCGCTGACTTTCAGAGCATCACAGAGGCGGACGCTCAGATGAACATCCACGGGAAGCTCAGATTCTCTGTGTCCTACAATAGAGAGCAGTCCCAGTTTGCTGTGACTGTCCTGGACGCTACAGATCTCCCGGTCCGAGACTTCAGCCAAAGCACCAACCCCTTTGTCAAGGTAAAGCTGCTGTCCGGACTGCTGTCCAAGCAGCCTAATCTCCAGTGTGTCCTTCAGGAGTGGGAAACCAAGACGGTGAAAAACAGCAGGAACCCTGTCTTTGGGAGCCAGTTCTCCTGCCCACTGACCGAGAAAGAACTGAAGACGATTACTCTCAAATTAGAG GACTCGGTTGGAGAAATACTTCTGTCTCTAAAATATCTTCCTACTGCCCAGAGAATAGAAGTGGGGCTCCTAAAGATTAAAACAGCTTCACTGACCAGCAATCAAGATAAAG cTTTGTATGCAAGAGTCACCATAGTCTGCAACCAGTGTAGGTTGAAGCACCAGAAAACCTCTCTGAAGTCAAAGTGGGGAATTACTGTATTCAATGAGGTCCTGACATTTTCACTGCTAGACTCTAACATAAGGGAGTGTGTGATTGCTGTCTCTGTTTATGAAACTATTGTCCATCAAAAAAATAGCAAGCGCCTGATTGG
- the LOC117434793 gene encoding synaptotagmin-6-like isoform X1: MDSPGSFRLSFASLRMPFSDGVKYTLLGISVSLFAIAALILTWQLYQYFKRKPKPSGKVKSYQSVDDKQAGNTIFEAADKESDIQKHDYKVQKLEDEIKKLSRCLSATSSISEQDSADFQSITEADAQMNIHGKLRFSVSYNREQSQFAVTVLDATDLPVRDFSQSTNPFVKVKLLSGLLSKQPNLQCVLQEWETKTVKNSRNPVFGSQFSCPLTEKELKTITLKLEVRDFDRFSRHSVLGELRTHLNNLNLLSHPVEISEELQKLNKDSVGEILLSLKYLPTAQRIEVGLLKIKTASLTSNQDKALYARVTIVCNQCRLKHQKTSLKSKWGITVFNEVLTFSLLDSNIRECVIAVSVYETIVHQKNSKRLIGQAILGKRKAGEDEHWCLMMQSLRQPIAKWHSLLI, translated from the exons ATGGACTCACCCGGTTCCTTCCGACTTTCCTTCGCAAGTCTACGAATGCCTTTCTCAGATGGCGTCAAATACACTCTATTGGGAATCTCAGTCTCTCTGTTTGCAATTGCAGCACTCATACTAACATGGCAGTTGTATCAATACTTCAAGCGCAAACCAAAACCCAGCGGAAAAG taaagaGCTATCAAAGTGTGGATGACAAACAGGCAGGGAACACTATTTTTGAAGCAGCTGATAAAGAATCAGATATTCAGAAGCATGATTACAAG GTTCAAAAACTCGAAgatgaaataaaaaaactgaGCAGGTGCCTTTCAGCAACTTCGTCGATTAGTGAGCAAGACAGCGCTGACTTTCAGAGCATCACAGAGGCGGACGCTCAGATGAACATCCACGGGAAGCTCAGATTCTCTGTGTCCTACAATAGAGAGCAGTCCCAGTTTGCTGTGACTGTCCTGGACGCTACAGATCTCCCGGTCCGAGACTTCAGCCAAAGCACCAACCCCTTTGTCAAGGTAAAGCTGCTGTCCGGACTGCTGTCCAAGCAGCCTAATCTCCAGTGTGTCCTTCAGGAGTGGGAAACCAAGACGGTGAAAAACAGCAGGAACCCTGTCTTTGGGAGCCAGTTCTCCTGCCCACTGACCGAGAAAGAACTGAAGACGATTACTCTCAAATTAGAG GTCAGGGACTTTGACAGATTCTCAAGACACAGTGTTCTTGGAGAATTGAGGACACACTTGAACAATTTAAACCTGTTATCACATCCGGTTGAGATCTCCGAAGAGCTACAGAAGTTAAATAAG GACTCGGTTGGAGAAATACTTCTGTCTCTAAAATATCTTCCTACTGCCCAGAGAATAGAAGTGGGGCTCCTAAAGATTAAAACAGCTTCACTGACCAGCAATCAAGATAAAG cTTTGTATGCAAGAGTCACCATAGTCTGCAACCAGTGTAGGTTGAAGCACCAGAAAACCTCTCTGAAGTCAAAGTGGGGAATTACTGTATTCAATGAGGTCCTGACATTTTCACTGCTAGACTCTAACATAAGGGAGTGTGTGATTGCTGTCTCTGTTTATGAAACTATTGTCCATCAAAAAAATAGCAAGCGCCTGATTGG